The Streptomyces sp. NBC_01275 genome has a segment encoding these proteins:
- a CDS encoding BMP family protein, protein MRRVSRIAVAGVATAALAVTVSACGSSSTSSSSSASSDKNLGLALAYDVGGKGDQSFNDAATAGLDKADKEFGYKSTAVEPQDGESDADKVQRLESLAKQGYNPVIGVGFAYAPAVKEVAAKYPKTTFGIVDDETIKADNVADLVFHEEQASYLAGVAAAKATKTNTVGFVGGVDVPLIHKFEAGFKQGVEDTKKGVTVKSQYLTETAAEGGFSSPDKGESAAEGQIDAGADVVYAAAGLSGQGVIKAANAHKVWAIGVDSDQYKQDALAKYKDSILTSAMKNVEGAVYTLAKSVKDGKPETGVVRGSLENGGVSVSNSNPTFADNADIQAALKKAEAGIKDGTITVKTS, encoded by the coding sequence ATGCGCCGGGTGTCCCGTATCGCCGTTGCGGGTGTTGCTACCGCAGCCCTCGCCGTGACCGTTTCCGCCTGTGGAAGCTCGTCCACGTCCTCGTCCTCCTCCGCCAGCAGCGACAAGAACCTGGGCCTCGCCCTCGCGTACGACGTCGGCGGCAAGGGCGACCAGTCCTTCAACGACGCCGCCACCGCCGGCCTGGACAAGGCCGACAAGGAGTTCGGCTACAAGTCCACCGCGGTCGAGCCGCAGGACGGTGAGTCCGACGCGGACAAGGTGCAGCGTCTGGAGAGCCTCGCCAAGCAGGGCTACAACCCGGTGATCGGCGTCGGCTTCGCCTACGCGCCGGCCGTCAAGGAGGTCGCGGCCAAGTACCCGAAGACCACCTTCGGCATCGTCGACGACGAGACCATCAAGGCCGACAACGTCGCCGACCTCGTCTTCCACGAGGAGCAGGCCTCCTACCTCGCCGGCGTCGCGGCCGCCAAGGCCACCAAGACCAACACCGTGGGCTTCGTCGGCGGCGTGGACGTCCCGCTGATCCACAAGTTCGAGGCCGGCTTCAAGCAGGGCGTCGAGGACACCAAGAAGGGCGTCACGGTCAAGTCGCAGTACCTGACCGAGACCGCGGCCGAGGGCGGCTTCTCCAGCCCCGACAAGGGCGAGAGCGCCGCCGAGGGCCAGATCGACGCCGGTGCGGACGTTGTCTACGCCGCCGCCGGTCTGTCCGGCCAGGGCGTCATCAAGGCCGCCAACGCCCACAAGGTCTGGGCGATCGGCGTCGACTCCGACCAGTACAAGCAGGACGCGCTGGCGAAGTACAAGGACTCGATCCTGACCTCCGCCATGAAGAACGTCGAGGGCGCGGTCTACACCCTGGCCAAGTCGGTCAAGGACGGCAAGCCGGAGACCGGCGTGGTCCGCGGCAGCCTCGAGAACGGCGGCGTGAGCGTGTCGAACTCGAACCCGACCTTCGCCGACAACGCCGACATCCAGGCCGCGCTCAAGAAGGCCGAGGCCGGCATCAAGGACGGCACGATCACCGTCAAGACCTCCTGA
- a CDS encoding N-acylneuraminate cytidylyltransferase — protein sequence MSDSPAGVRRVLAVIPARGGSKGVPAKNLAPVGGVPLVARAVRECRATRLVTDVVVSTDDQAIATAAREAGAEVVLRPAAIAGDTATSEAAVLHAMDAHETLHGSPVDVVLLVQCTSPFLVREDVDGVAAAVAEQGADTAVTVAPFHGFVWRAAENAEGAGGGNGVNHDKSYRPRRQDRPQDFLETGAAYAMDAAGFREHRHRFFGHTELVRTDPARVLEIDDAHELARARALAPLFDAGRSGSLPTADDIDAVVLDFDGTQTDDRVLIDSDGREFVSVHRGDGLGIAALRNSGLKMLILSTEQNPVVAARARKLKLPVLHGIDRKDLALKQWCEEQGIAPERVLYVGNDVNDLPCFALVGWPVAVASAHDVVRGAARAVTAVPGGDGAIREIAGWILGPSLDSSDESADHADSSAPLTPLTPLTQ from the coding sequence ATGTCCGACTCACCAGCGGGGGTGCGTCGCGTCCTCGCCGTGATCCCCGCGCGCGGCGGCTCCAAGGGCGTCCCCGCGAAGAACCTCGCCCCCGTCGGCGGTGTGCCGCTGGTGGCCCGCGCGGTCCGCGAGTGCCGGGCCACCCGGCTCGTCACGGACGTCGTCGTCTCCACCGACGACCAGGCCATCGCGACGGCGGCCCGGGAGGCCGGGGCGGAGGTCGTGCTGCGGCCGGCCGCCATCGCCGGCGACACCGCCACCTCCGAGGCCGCCGTCCTGCACGCCATGGACGCCCACGAGACCCTGCACGGCTCCCCGGTCGACGTGGTGCTGCTCGTGCAGTGCACCAGCCCGTTCCTGGTCCGCGAGGACGTCGACGGGGTCGCCGCCGCCGTCGCCGAGCAGGGCGCGGACACGGCGGTGACGGTCGCCCCGTTCCACGGCTTCGTCTGGCGCGCCGCGGAGAACGCGGAGGGCGCCGGCGGCGGGAACGGCGTCAACCACGACAAGTCCTACCGCCCGCGCCGCCAGGACCGCCCCCAGGACTTCCTGGAGACCGGCGCCGCCTACGCCATGGACGCGGCCGGCTTCCGCGAGCACCGCCACCGCTTCTTCGGCCACACGGAGCTGGTGCGCACCGACCCGGCCCGCGTGCTGGAGATCGACGACGCGCACGAGCTGGCGCGGGCCCGGGCCCTGGCCCCCCTCTTCGACGCGGGCCGCTCCGGTTCCCTCCCGACCGCCGACGACATCGACGCGGTGGTCCTCGACTTCGACGGCACCCAGACCGACGACCGGGTGCTGATCGACTCCGACGGACGGGAGTTCGTCTCCGTGCACCGCGGAGACGGCCTCGGCATCGCCGCTCTGCGCAACTCGGGCCTGAAGATGCTGATCCTGTCCACGGAACAGAACCCGGTCGTCGCCGCGCGGGCCCGGAAGCTCAAGCTCCCGGTCCTGCACGGCATCGACCGCAAGGACCTCGCCCTCAAGCAGTGGTGCGAGGAGCAGGGCATCGCGCCCGAGCGCGTGCTCTACGTCGGCAACGACGTCAACGACCTCCCCTGCTTCGCCCTCGTGGGCTGGCCGGTGGCGGTCGCGAGCGCCCACGACGTCGTGCGCGGCGCCGCCCGCGCGGTCACCGCCGTACCCGGTGGCGACGGCGCGATCCGGGAGATCGCCGGCTGGATCCTCGGACCCTCTCTCGACTCTTCCGACGAATCCGCCGATCACGCCGATTCCTCCGCTCCCCTCACGCCCCTCACGCCCCTCACTCAGTAA
- a CDS encoding N-acetylneuraminate synthase family protein: MSTNSRFRLLGSRPVGPGHPVYVTGEIGINHNGDLENAFRLIDAAAEAGCDAVKFQKRTPEICTPRDQWDIERDTPWGRMTYIDYRHRVEFGEDEYRQIDAYCQEKNIAWFASPWDTEAVAFLEKFDVPAHKVASASLTDDELLRALRGTGKTIILSTGMSTPRQIRHAVEVLGSDNILLCHATSTYPAKAEELNLRVINTLEKEYPNVPIGYSGHETGLQTTLAAVALGAVFVERHITLDRAMWGSDQAASVEPGGLSRLVRDIRTIEASLGDGVKKVYDSELGPMKKLRRVSGVVAEADIAAAAGEPVAV; this comes from the coding sequence ATGAGCACCAACTCCCGCTTCCGCCTGCTCGGTTCACGCCCCGTCGGCCCCGGCCACCCCGTCTACGTCACCGGTGAGATCGGCATCAACCACAACGGCGACCTCGAGAACGCCTTCCGGCTGATCGACGCCGCCGCCGAGGCCGGCTGCGACGCCGTCAAGTTCCAGAAGCGCACCCCGGAGATCTGCACCCCGCGCGACCAGTGGGACATCGAGCGCGACACGCCCTGGGGCCGGATGACGTACATCGACTACCGCCACCGCGTCGAGTTCGGCGAGGACGAGTACCGCCAGATCGACGCGTACTGCCAGGAGAAGAACATCGCCTGGTTCGCGTCCCCGTGGGACACCGAGGCGGTCGCGTTCCTGGAGAAGTTCGACGTCCCCGCGCACAAGGTGGCCTCCGCCTCCCTCACCGACGACGAGCTGCTGCGCGCCCTGCGCGGCACCGGCAAGACGATCATCCTGTCCACCGGCATGTCGACCCCGCGTCAGATCCGCCACGCGGTCGAGGTCCTGGGCAGCGACAACATCCTGCTCTGCCACGCCACGTCGACCTACCCGGCGAAGGCCGAGGAGCTCAACCTCCGCGTGATCAACACGCTGGAGAAGGAGTACCCGAACGTCCCGATCGGCTACTCCGGCCACGAGACGGGCCTGCAGACCACCCTCGCCGCCGTCGCCCTCGGCGCCGTCTTCGTCGAGCGCCACATCACCCTCGACCGCGCGATGTGGGGCTCCGACCAGGCCGCCTCCGTCGAGCCGGGCGGCCTGTCCCGCCTGGTCCGCGACATCCGCACCATCGAGGCCTCCCTCGGCGACGGCGTCAAGAAGGTCTACGACTCCGAGCTCGGCCCCATGAAGAAGCTGCGCCGGGTCAGCGGCGTCGTCGCGGAGGCGGACATCGCCGCGGCGGCCGGCGAGCCGGTCGCGGTCTGA
- a CDS encoding BMP family protein yields MTVTVVALAAVGCGKSSTDSKSSDTESGSSGSSTYSGKGIGLAYDIGGKGDQSFNDAAYAGFEKAEKEFKISGQDIEPQDGESDADKVQRLTQLAQAGYNPVIGVGFAYAPAVKEVAAKFPKITFGIIDDEQIQAKNVADMVFHEEQASYLAGVAAAKATKKDHIGFIGGVDIPLIHKFEAGYVQGAKSVKPNIKIESQYLTETAQEGGFSSPDKGKDAASGQIEAGADVLYHAAGLSGQGVITEAAAKKVWAIGVDSDQYSQSALASYKDYILGSALKNVGGAVYDLVKSVYEGKPLSGVVRGSLSNDGVGFADSNPKYKAMTDVVAAVDKAKKDIIDGKITVNTK; encoded by the coding sequence GTGACCGTCACGGTCGTCGCGCTCGCGGCCGTCGGCTGCGGCAAGTCCAGCACCGACTCCAAGTCCAGCGACACGGAGTCCGGCAGCAGCGGCAGCAGCACGTACTCGGGCAAGGGCATCGGCCTCGCGTACGACATCGGCGGCAAGGGCGACCAGTCGTTCAACGACGCGGCCTACGCCGGCTTCGAGAAGGCCGAGAAGGAATTCAAGATCAGCGGCCAGGACATCGAGCCGCAGGACGGCGAGTCCGACGCGGACAAGGTGCAGCGCCTGACGCAGCTCGCCCAGGCCGGCTACAACCCGGTGATCGGCGTCGGCTTCGCCTACGCGCCGGCCGTCAAGGAGGTCGCGGCCAAGTTCCCGAAGATCACCTTCGGCATCATCGACGACGAGCAGATCCAGGCGAAGAACGTCGCCGACATGGTCTTCCACGAGGAGCAGGCCTCCTACCTGGCCGGCGTCGCCGCGGCCAAGGCCACCAAGAAGGACCACATCGGCTTCATCGGCGGCGTGGACATCCCGCTGATCCACAAGTTCGAGGCCGGCTACGTCCAGGGCGCCAAGTCGGTCAAGCCGAACATCAAGATCGAGTCGCAGTACCTGACGGAGACGGCCCAGGAGGGCGGCTTCTCCAGCCCCGACAAGGGCAAGGACGCGGCGAGCGGTCAGATCGAGGCCGGCGCGGACGTCCTCTACCACGCGGCCGGCCTGTCCGGTCAGGGCGTGATCACCGAGGCCGCCGCCAAGAAGGTGTGGGCGATCGGCGTGGACTCCGACCAGTACAGCCAGTCCGCACTGGCCTCGTACAAGGACTACATCCTCGGCTCGGCGCTGAAGAACGTCGGCGGCGCGGTCTACGACCTGGTGAAGTCCGTCTACGAGGGCAAGCCCCTGTCCGGCGTGGTCCGCGGCAGCCTCTCCAACGACGGCGTCGGCTTCGCCGACTCCAACCCGAAGTACAAGGCCATGACCGACGTGGTCGCCGCCGTCGACAAGGCGAAGAAGGACATCATCGACGGCAAGATCACGGTCAACACCAAGTAA
- a CDS encoding ABC transporter ATP-binding protein — MAVELTGITKRFPGVVANHDIHLTVSKGTVHALVGENGAGKSTLMKILYGMQKPDEGTIAIDGEQVAFSSPADAIARGIGMVHQHFMLADNLTVLENVVLGSEKLYGIGGNARKKIKEISDRYGLGVRPDALVEDLGVADRQRVEILKVLFRGATTLILDEPTAVLVPQEVDALFDNLRELKSEGLSVIFISHKLGEVLSVADEITVIRRGTTVGTAVPAETTPRQLAEMMVGSELPTPETAESTVTDKPVIEVRNLTVYASGGASLGVEAEPVGPGSMVEAPGEVKRALDDVSFTIHAGEVMGVAGVEGNGQTELIDALIGTKNADSGQIAFLGEDITPWPTRKRRESGVGYIPEDRHRQGLLLEAPLWENRILGHVTEAPNAKGFWLNPKGAQADTRRIVEEYDVRTPGIDVTAASLSGGNQQKLIVGREMSHSPKFLIAAHPTRGVDVGAQAQIWDRIREARREGLAVLLISADLDELIGLSDTLRVIYNGRLVADADPAAVTPEELGSAMTGAASGHLEHVETPTEPAESTESAVGDAAAGPEDEAR; from the coding sequence ATCGCGGTAGAGCTGACGGGGATCACCAAGCGCTTCCCCGGTGTCGTCGCCAACCACGACATCCACCTGACCGTCAGCAAGGGCACCGTGCACGCCCTCGTCGGCGAGAACGGCGCCGGCAAGTCGACGCTCATGAAGATCCTCTACGGCATGCAGAAGCCGGACGAGGGCACCATCGCGATCGACGGCGAGCAGGTCGCCTTCTCCAGCCCCGCCGACGCCATCGCCCGCGGCATCGGCATGGTCCACCAGCACTTCATGCTCGCCGACAACCTCACCGTCCTGGAGAACGTGGTCCTGGGCAGCGAGAAGCTGTACGGCATCGGCGGCAACGCCCGTAAGAAGATCAAGGAGATCTCCGACCGCTACGGCCTCGGCGTACGCCCGGATGCCCTGGTCGAGGACCTCGGCGTCGCCGACCGCCAGCGCGTGGAGATCCTCAAGGTCCTCTTCCGCGGCGCCACGACCCTCATCCTCGACGAGCCGACCGCCGTCCTCGTCCCGCAGGAGGTCGACGCACTCTTCGACAACCTGCGCGAACTGAAGTCCGAGGGCCTGTCGGTCATCTTCATCTCCCACAAGCTGGGCGAGGTGCTCTCCGTCGCCGACGAGATCACCGTCATCCGGCGCGGTACGACCGTCGGCACCGCCGTCCCCGCCGAGACGACCCCGCGTCAGCTCGCCGAGATGATGGTCGGCAGCGAACTGCCCACCCCGGAGACCGCCGAGTCCACGGTCACCGACAAGCCGGTCATCGAGGTCCGCAACCTCACCGTCTACGCCAGCGGCGGCGCCTCCCTGGGCGTCGAGGCCGAGCCCGTGGGCCCCGGCTCCATGGTCGAGGCCCCCGGCGAGGTCAAGAGGGCCCTCGACGACGTCAGCTTCACCATCCACGCCGGCGAGGTCATGGGCGTCGCCGGAGTCGAGGGCAACGGCCAGACCGAGCTGATCGACGCGCTGATCGGCACCAAGAACGCCGACTCCGGCCAGATCGCCTTCCTCGGCGAGGACATCACCCCCTGGCCCACCCGCAAGCGCCGCGAGTCCGGCGTCGGCTACATCCCCGAGGACCGCCACCGCCAGGGCCTGCTCCTGGAGGCCCCCCTCTGGGAGAACCGCATCCTCGGCCATGTCACCGAGGCCCCCAACGCCAAGGGCTTCTGGCTCAACCCCAAGGGCGCACAGGCCGACACCCGCCGGATCGTCGAGGAGTACGACGTCCGCACGCCCGGCATCGACGTCACCGCCGCCTCCCTCTCCGGCGGCAACCAGCAGAAGCTGATCGTCGGCCGCGAGATGAGCCACAGCCCGAAGTTCCTGATCGCCGCCCACCCCACGCGCGGTGTGGACGTCGGCGCACAGGCCCAGATCTGGGACCGCATCCGCGAGGCCCGCCGCGAGGGACTGGCGGTGCTGCTGATCTCCGCCGACCTGGACGAGCTGATCGGCCTGTCGGACACCCTGCGGGTGATCTACAACGGCAGGCTGGTCGCCGACGCCGACCCGGCCGCCGTCACCCCGGAGGAGCTCGGCTCCGCCATGACCGGCGCCGCGTCCGGTCACCTCGAACACGTAGAGACGCCCACAGAGCCCGCAGAGTCCACAGAGTCCGCAGTGGGCGACGCAGCCGCCGGTCCGGAGGACGAGGCCCGATGA
- a CDS encoding amidohydrolase — protein MSRESEADPSGEEVLPGALPGTLPDALRAELVAFRRDLHMHPELGNQEFRTTAAIKARLEQAGLRPRVLAVGTGLICDIGTEEIGAGGIGAEETGTGEGEGFRGGGTPILALRADIDALPIPDMKTECAYRSTVPDRAHACGHDVHTTVVLGAGLVLAELHRQGRLPRPVRLIFQPAEEVLPGGAADVIECGALDGVGRIIAVHCDPRVDAGFVGLREGAITSACDRLEIALDGPGGHTARPHLTTDLVTAVARVVTDVPALVGRRVDTRAGLAVTWGRIESGHAPNVIPQHAELSGTVRCLDLEAWRQAPDIVVAAIDEVANLHRAKSEITYVRGVPPVVNDADVTGLLRDAMVARRGEASVQSTEQSLGGEDFSWYLERVPGAMARLGVRTPGERTVRDLHQGDFDADESAITVGVELFTAAALLDAATRQA, from the coding sequence ATGTCCCGAGAGTCCGAGGCCGATCCTTCAGGGGAAGAAGTGCTCCCCGGCGCCCTGCCCGGCACACTGCCGGACGCCCTGCGCGCCGAACTCGTCGCCTTCCGTCGCGACCTGCACATGCACCCCGAGCTCGGCAACCAGGAGTTCCGTACGACCGCCGCGATCAAGGCGCGCCTGGAGCAGGCGGGCCTCAGGCCGCGCGTACTCGCCGTCGGGACCGGCCTCATCTGTGACATCGGGACAGAGGAGATCGGCGCAGGGGGGATCGGCGCAGAGGAGACCGGCACCGGGGAGGGCGAGGGCTTCCGGGGCGGCGGCACGCCCATCCTCGCCCTGCGCGCCGACATCGACGCGCTGCCCATCCCCGACATGAAGACCGAGTGCGCGTACCGCTCGACCGTGCCCGACCGCGCGCACGCCTGCGGCCACGACGTGCACACCACCGTCGTCCTCGGCGCCGGCCTGGTCCTCGCCGAGCTGCACCGGCAGGGGCGGCTCCCGCGGCCCGTGCGGCTGATCTTCCAGCCCGCCGAGGAGGTGCTGCCCGGCGGCGCCGCCGACGTCATCGAGTGCGGGGCGCTGGACGGCGTGGGCCGGATCATCGCCGTGCACTGCGACCCGCGGGTCGACGCCGGCTTCGTCGGGCTGCGCGAGGGGGCCATCACCTCCGCCTGCGACCGCCTGGAGATCGCCCTGGACGGGCCCGGCGGCCACACCGCCCGCCCCCACCTCACCACCGACCTGGTCACCGCCGTCGCCCGGGTCGTCACCGACGTGCCCGCGCTGGTCGGCCGCCGCGTCGACACGCGCGCCGGGCTGGCGGTCACCTGGGGCCGCATCGAGAGCGGCCACGCCCCGAACGTGATCCCGCAGCACGCCGAGCTCTCCGGCACCGTCCGCTGCCTGGACCTCGAGGCCTGGCGGCAGGCCCCGGACATCGTGGTCGCCGCGATCGACGAGGTCGCCAACCTGCACCGCGCCAAGTCCGAGATCACCTACGTCCGCGGCGTCCCCCCGGTCGTCAACGACGCCGACGTCACCGGGCTGCTGCGCGACGCCATGGTGGCCCGGCGCGGCGAGGCGTCCGTGCAGAGCACCGAGCAGAGCCTCGGCGGCGAGGACTTCTCCTGGTACCTGGAGCGGGTGCCCGGCGCCATGGCCCGGCTCGGCGTCCGCACCCCCGGCGAGCGCACGGTCCGGGATCTGCACCAGGGCGACTTCGACGCCGACGAGTCCGCGATCACCGTGGGCGTGGAGCTGTTCACGGCGGCCGCGCTGCTGGACGCGGCGACACGGCAGGCGTGA